A genomic window from Leptospiraceae bacterium includes:
- a CDS encoding tetratricopeptide repeat protein: protein MKILYIVLLFLLSFCGTATVDLHSKMELAKSYITEHKLEEAIKVYNSILIVNSQFRPALIHKGKALFYLGKYEESKSTFSKAYKLNIADLYAAFWMYKAEFADGKGDKDLKKHLYALSELNISNLELLYQRAKLSEEDGGVQEALEMYQKALDEEPQLILIYLRLYSHYKKAGMNMKALEFYEKAVLLSKNYPSLYNKIVEVKNKLK from the coding sequence ATGAAAATATTATATATCGTATTACTGTTTCTCTTATCGTTTTGTGGTACAGCTACTGTTGATTTGCATTCTAAAATGGAATTAGCAAAATCCTATATTACTGAGCATAAGTTAGAAGAAGCTATAAAAGTCTACAATTCCATTTTAATAGTGAATTCCCAATTTCGTCCGGCTTTAATTCATAAAGGTAAAGCTTTATTTTATCTGGGTAAATACGAAGAATCTAAAAGCACATTCTCTAAAGCCTACAAGTTAAATATTGCAGATTTATATGCTGCTTTTTGGATGTATAAAGCTGAATTTGCAGATGGTAAAGGAGATAAGGATCTCAAGAAGCATTTATATGCTTTAAGTGAATTAAATATATCTAATCTTGAACTACTTTATCAAAGAGCCAAGCTATCTGAAGAAGATGGTGGTGTTCAAGAAGCACTGGAAATGTATCAGAAAGCCCTTGATGAAGAACCACAATTAATCTTAATCTATCTTCGATTATATTCCCACTACAAGAAAGCAGGAATGAATATGAAAGCTTTAGAATTTTATGAGAAAGCAGTTCTTCTTTCAAAGAATTATCCATCTCTTTATAATAAAATAGTAGAGGTTAAAAATAAATTAAAATGA
- a CDS encoding efflux RND transporter periplasmic adaptor subunit — protein MKLIELSINKLNELPLRKRRMAKVFYLKSLKKIKRINVKSIILLGIIYILYTSTSSMPFYKKYINSFFYKNTSTKDIRKVKVKTEEINAKELRYEVQTYGKILPTEKVDISSRIRSYITKIYVKEGDVVKKGQILVSLNPSSLQLDLKKMQAKKESMKASLALSTAKYEKAKKLAEIKLLEIDNKLVHLKEVKVELDKTKGTYLAKTRLLNAGGVSREEHATVKLLLASIEAKYILAKNDLEMAKIGYRKKDLQTENKNIEDFIRLNTESEKAEVELAKANLKMTEIECLAIIDLLKDAEILSPIEAVVESINKNVGELHEGSGNAGRSAILNLLGIQEVYASVPVREADLKEFGKEAELVFSLDAYPGKTFSSDLSIINPVVDPKNHSYEVKALIKNSKLELRPGMFLRARLISKQKSAKILIPQSALIPSSDKRFYVYLIKHKTAYKQFVTKGKEYGNSIEIIEGLKPKDLIAIDNLSELSEGIEIE, from the coding sequence ATGAAGCTAATTGAACTAAGCATAAATAAATTGAATGAACTTCCTCTTCGAAAAAGAAGAATGGCTAAAGTATTTTATCTAAAAAGTCTTAAAAAGATAAAAAGAATAAATGTGAAAAGTATAATCCTTCTTGGAATTATATATATTCTATATACTAGCACTAGTAGTATGCCCTTTTATAAGAAGTATATCAACTCTTTTTTTTATAAAAATACAAGTACAAAAGATATAAGAAAAGTCAAGGTGAAGACTGAAGAAATAAATGCCAAAGAGCTTCGATATGAAGTTCAAACATACGGTAAAATACTACCCACAGAGAAAGTTGATATAAGTTCAAGGATCAGATCGTATATTACAAAAATATATGTAAAGGAAGGGGATGTTGTAAAAAAAGGACAAATCCTTGTAAGCCTCAATCCGAGTAGTCTTCAACTCGATTTAAAGAAAATGCAGGCCAAAAAAGAAAGCATGAAAGCCTCTCTGGCCTTATCTACAGCAAAATACGAAAAAGCTAAAAAACTGGCAGAAATCAAGTTATTGGAAATTGATAACAAGCTTGTTCACTTAAAAGAAGTTAAAGTCGAGTTGGATAAAACGAAAGGTACCTACCTGGCTAAAACAAGATTATTAAATGCCGGAGGAGTAAGCCGGGAAGAACATGCTACAGTGAAACTCCTCTTAGCTTCAATCGAAGCCAAATATATTCTTGCTAAGAACGATTTGGAAATGGCAAAAATTGGATACAGAAAGAAAGATCTACAGACAGAGAATAAAAATATAGAGGACTTTATCAGACTCAACACAGAAAGCGAAAAAGCTGAAGTTGAGTTAGCAAAAGCAAATCTTAAAATGACAGAAATTGAATGTCTGGCAATTATAGATTTACTGAAGGATGCGGAAATTTTATCTCCAATAGAAGCTGTAGTGGAGTCTATAAATAAAAATGTGGGTGAATTGCATGAGGGTTCCGGTAATGCCGGTAGGTCTGCTATTTTAAATCTTCTGGGTATACAGGAAGTTTATGCCTCAGTACCGGTAAGGGAAGCTGATCTCAAAGAATTCGGAAAGGAAGCTGAGCTGGTATTTAGTTTAGATGCTTATCCCGGTAAAACTTTCTCTTCGGATTTATCGATTATTAATCCGGTTGTAGATCCAAAAAATCATAGCTATGAAGTCAAGGCTCTAATTAAAAACTCAAAGCTTGAACTTCGCCCGGGGATGTTTCTCAGGGCCAGGCTCATTAGCAAACAAAAGTCAGCAAAAATTCTAATTCCTCAATCTGCATTAATTCCTTCTTCAGACAAAAGATTTTATGTTTATCTTATAAAGCATAAAACCGCATATAAACAATTTGTAACTAAAGGTAAGGAATATGGAAATTCTATTGAAATCATAGAGGGCTTAAAACCTAAAGATCTAATCGCTATAGATAATCTTAGCGAATTATCAGAAGGAATAGAAATAGAATAA
- a CDS encoding efflux RND transporter permease subunit — translation MRLFQKFLIKRPISTSALFLSFVILGLISLTKLEIRLLPALDLPSITVVTGMPGYAADEVESLVSKPIIETLSSVPGIKNIYSETIEGLSLIRIQLNWGQKPEIVSLDLRERLDKLRSFLPENSLRSIISRLSSNDRPVLELIIVPNQEFKELRYLIESNWKPGLERIDGVALVDIKGGHKKEIQIKIDPRLMSSYGLNPEDIQESILKENQSVPAGYLEQGERSILVRTGSSFTKIDDLENVLISRRNEERGVSLKEFSAITDSYKKNDLAILYSKKNVISLSIYKEAESNTIETVTHVLDYINSLKQKNNEYKIIYLYNEAEEIQNSFINLSLELGIGSCLAFISLLFFLKNIRASFLLISMIPLSIFSTFFFMKVFGLSLNVMSLGGLSLGIGMLIDSGNVVLNSMETFKKEGKSYLQSAFLGTEAVNSSVISAVSSTLIVFIPILFLDGITGIVFKETAITVSISLTFSLFIALSLLPALYGILKEKDLEVQIQRNPKYEIIYLRIYEYFYQHKTLFFIGNLLILFISFLLLFRIPLSLLPESSSGRIIIEVSNFKGKSLESSINLSLKISKELEKIEGLKHIVAFVGKEESLISNIRGEVNRGPENIQFLILPENNMNLLNKIKEIKEKLKFFPEIAVKVKKEVDTFSRLLSSDDKRICLELYGENRNRLIEYSNTLHIALLELQSIENIEIPSLEKKEEHHIIFDLEKMSSYGLSADKLASFFKTGVEGILAGKMKQEEESRDIRLIINNHNLEDLLSRSIINTEGKLIPISGFTKIQNSDSFKSLERKGNRPLLKIFIEIHKSSLDELKSLIKNFPLENTYSLKISGEKESMDESFQELSIALILSCIFILFLLSSQFESLRLGILLFSLIPFVLPGIVFALLMSGKSLNISSFTGIILLLGIVVDNSVLFYEYYSHELKASNTTHAEGARKAGINILRPILMNYSSTIAALLPLALELGKGTEFQSPLAITVIGGLFACGSLSLLFLPLLFSSKRIQ, via the coding sequence ATGAGATTATTCCAGAAGTTTTTAATAAAGAGACCGATCAGTACCTCCGCATTATTTTTAAGTTTTGTAATACTCGGATTGATTTCTCTTACAAAGCTTGAAATTAGATTATTACCTGCATTAGATTTACCTTCTATAACGGTTGTAACAGGTATGCCGGGATATGCAGCAGATGAAGTAGAAAGCCTTGTGAGTAAACCTATTATTGAAACCTTAAGCTCTGTTCCAGGAATAAAAAATATATATTCAGAAACTATCGAAGGTTTATCCCTGATCCGAATTCAACTCAACTGGGGACAAAAACCTGAAATTGTATCCTTAGACCTCAGAGAAAGATTGGATAAACTTAGATCTTTTTTACCTGAGAATAGTCTCCGCTCTATTATTTCTCGATTGAGTTCTAATGATAGACCAGTTCTGGAGCTAATCATAGTTCCAAATCAAGAATTCAAGGAACTACGTTACTTGATAGAAAGCAACTGGAAGCCCGGCTTAGAACGCATTGATGGAGTAGCTCTTGTGGATATTAAAGGAGGACATAAAAAAGAAATTCAAATTAAAATAGATCCAAGGCTGATGTCGTCTTATGGTTTAAACCCGGAGGATATACAGGAATCTATACTTAAAGAAAACCAATCTGTTCCGGCAGGCTATCTGGAACAGGGCGAAAGAAGTATCTTAGTTCGAACGGGTTCTTCTTTTACAAAAATAGATGATCTGGAAAATGTACTTATATCGAGAAGAAATGAAGAAAGGGGAGTAAGTTTAAAAGAGTTTTCTGCAATAACAGATTCCTATAAAAAAAACGATTTGGCTATATTATACTCAAAGAAAAATGTAATTTCTCTTTCTATCTATAAAGAAGCTGAAAGCAATACAATAGAAACTGTTACTCATGTTTTAGATTATATCAACTCGCTGAAGCAAAAGAATAATGAGTATAAAATAATATATTTATATAATGAAGCCGAAGAAATACAAAATAGCTTCATAAACCTGAGCCTTGAACTGGGTATTGGTTCCTGTTTAGCTTTTATATCTCTGCTTTTTTTCTTAAAAAACATCAGAGCCTCCTTTCTACTCATTTCGATGATTCCTTTAAGTATCTTCTCTACATTCTTTTTCATGAAAGTGTTTGGCCTCAGCCTTAATGTAATGAGTCTCGGAGGATTATCCTTAGGGATAGGTATGTTAATCGATTCCGGAAATGTAGTATTAAATTCTATGGAAACATTTAAGAAAGAAGGAAAAAGCTATTTACAGTCTGCCTTTCTTGGCACAGAAGCAGTCAATTCTTCTGTTATTTCCGCAGTATCCAGTACCCTGATAGTATTCATCCCTATTTTATTTTTAGATGGAATCACAGGAATCGTATTCAAAGAAACAGCAATTACGGTTAGCATTTCACTTACATTTAGTCTGTTTATTGCCTTAAGTCTTTTACCGGCCCTTTATGGTATCCTGAAAGAAAAAGATTTAGAAGTTCAAATCCAGAGAAATCCGAAATATGAAATTATATATTTAAGAATATATGAATATTTCTATCAGCATAAAACTCTATTTTTCATAGGAAATCTATTAATTCTCTTTATAAGCTTCCTATTACTCTTTCGAATTCCTCTTTCATTATTACCGGAAAGTTCAAGCGGAAGAATCATTATTGAAGTAAGCAATTTTAAAGGAAAAAGCTTAGAATCAAGCATAAACTTATCACTTAAAATTAGCAAAGAACTTGAAAAGATTGAAGGTCTCAAACATATCGTTGCATTCGTTGGTAAAGAAGAAAGTCTCATTTCAAATATCAGGGGAGAAGTAAACAGAGGTCCCGAAAATATTCAGTTTCTAATTTTGCCGGAAAATAATATGAATCTCCTTAATAAAATAAAGGAGATTAAAGAAAAATTAAAATTTTTCCCGGAAATAGCAGTAAAAGTAAAAAAGGAAGTAGATACATTTTCCCGTCTCTTAAGTTCAGATGATAAGCGTATTTGCCTTGAACTTTATGGTGAAAATCGTAATAGACTTATTGAATATTCTAATACTTTACATATAGCTCTATTAGAATTACAATCTATTGAAAATATTGAAATTCCCTCACTTGAAAAAAAAGAGGAACATCATATCATTTTTGATTTAGAAAAGATGTCATCTTACGGACTGAGTGCAGATAAATTGGCTTCTTTTTTTAAAACCGGAGTTGAAGGTATTTTAGCAGGTAAAATGAAACAGGAAGAAGAAAGTAGAGATATTCGCCTTATCATAAATAACCATAATCTGGAGGATCTCCTTTCACGATCTATAATCAATACAGAGGGAAAGTTGATTCCTATCTCCGGATTTACTAAAATACAAAATTCAGATTCTTTTAAATCTTTGGAAAGAAAAGGAAATCGTCCACTTTTGAAAATATTTATTGAGATACATAAAAGTTCATTAGATGAGCTAAAAAGTTTAATTAAAAACTTTCCTTTAGAAAATACTTATTCACTTAAAATTTCAGGTGAAAAAGAAAGTATGGATGAATCATTTCAGGAATTGAGTATTGCCCTGATCCTTTCCTGCATTTTTATTCTCTTTCTTCTAAGTTCACAATTTGAATCCCTACGTCTCGGAATATTATTGTTTTCATTAATACCTTTTGTCTTACCCGGAATAGTCTTTGCTCTTCTAATGAGCGGTAAAAGTTTAAATATATCTTCTTTTACAGGTATTATTCTTTTACTTGGTATAGTTGTGGATAATTCTGTTTTATTTTATGAATACTATTCTCATGAATTAAAAGCAAGTAATACTACTCATGCTGAAGGAGCAAGAAAAGCAGGGATCAATATTCTTCGACCCATTCTTATGAATTATTCAAGCACAATTGCAGCTTTACTTCCCCTTGCCTTAGAATTGGGAAAGGGAACGGAATTTCAATCTCCCCTGGCTATTACCGTAATAGGAGGATTGTTTGCCTGCGGAAGTCTATCTCTATTATTTTTACCTTTGCTCTTCAGTTCAAAGAGAATACAATGA
- a CDS encoding efflux RND transporter permease subunit encodes MKNKLGFKLLCLSCILCGLFVLPRIRFKLEHGKENRNIEIETRYRSAGPERVEEEISIPLERELSKLAGIQEIYSISEGDKSRIYINLNPNINLQTFKIQAGDAIEKVSAFFPKEISRPSINGGKKDREPFLIFTLPEQEKERAQKLKKKLEELDGITEIILAGNEKEEFRIECDVSLMHSYGYSYSDIFQQFQKEHSRSIAGKLKVGDTIKTVLLNNRFENIKDLQNIFLLPKNSTAINSINNISNILKVERRAESYAKTNGKESLSFYIYSTEEENPYFLSQKIFNILHYHSIKYHVFYDKGELYYVSYIRIISLITLCYFIQFFYSIKNNNFKRFLSRTFYESTALSLIVIFLYLFKIAFELYTIINISCSLIIFQFISFSIDRKSRILFISQALNLFIFLYMDCGDNSAYTFLVPSFLFNLLLYSFSQSKEKKIGILKKHNYFYSFKTLSLVFSILFLFSYSNRTAFTLPEMEEDKIYFTFEFPSGTSLLETRKKAEILENRIMTMYHSSNITLRIEKGKAHFYIDILNISNRSTFETTVHELSKDLQPAFAYFPGKDGAQRENEIYLDLYGQNIQILRKLSKNISLLLKADSNITNILFHFGKPAPEYKVEKEIEKLKYSSNALDIGNFLRFAKEGIIIGKIISNEEEHDLRLVSSRQSLPEKKDLLEENLLLNEKEINLADIASIEELYTETSISRRNKKRSLRMSLYLKNRNDNTVNLKNKLQAYIKLPHDYEIKIKSKNSVNLDNRYLFVLYPLFTFILFLIYTNNLKRALSYSLFSLCIFYLLFNLLILLKLNFHPGYYPIFSFFCNPGAFIIFLGIKSLKELIFFGSKYMRI; translated from the coding sequence ATGAAGAATAAACTTGGTTTTAAGTTACTATGTCTTTCCTGTATACTCTGCGGATTATTCGTCTTACCCAGGATAAGATTTAAACTCGAACACGGAAAAGAAAATAGAAATATTGAAATAGAAACCAGGTATAGATCAGCAGGACCCGAACGTGTAGAGGAAGAAATTAGTATCCCCTTAGAGAGAGAATTATCGAAACTTGCGGGTATTCAAGAAATATATAGTATTTCAGAAGGAGACAAATCGAGAATCTATATAAATTTGAATCCGAATATAAACCTTCAAACTTTCAAAATTCAAGCCGGAGATGCGATTGAAAAAGTTTCCGCTTTTTTTCCTAAAGAGATATCCAGGCCTTCTATCAATGGTGGAAAAAAGGATCGTGAACCTTTTTTGATATTTACTCTTCCGGAACAGGAAAAAGAAAGAGCACAGAAACTAAAGAAGAAGCTTGAAGAACTAGATGGAATTACAGAAATCATTCTTGCTGGAAATGAAAAAGAAGAATTTCGTATAGAATGTGATGTTTCCCTTATGCATTCTTATGGATATTCCTACTCTGATATATTTCAACAATTCCAAAAAGAACACAGTCGCAGTATAGCCGGAAAGCTTAAAGTAGGAGATACAATAAAAACAGTTTTATTGAATAATCGTTTTGAAAATATAAAGGATTTGCAGAACATATTTTTATTACCCAAAAACAGTACGGCCATAAATAGCATAAATAATATTTCTAATATTTTAAAAGTAGAGCGACGTGCTGAAAGCTATGCTAAAACAAATGGAAAAGAAAGCCTTTCTTTTTATATTTATTCAACAGAAGAAGAGAATCCTTATTTCTTGTCTCAAAAGATTTTTAATATATTGCATTACCATTCCATCAAATATCATGTATTTTATGACAAAGGAGAATTATATTATGTATCTTATATACGCATCATATCCCTAATAACTCTCTGCTATTTTATACAATTCTTTTATTCGATTAAAAATAATAATTTTAAAAGATTTTTAAGCAGAACTTTTTATGAAAGCACAGCTTTAAGTCTTATTGTTATATTCTTATATTTATTTAAAATAGCATTCGAATTATACACTATAATTAATATTTCTTGTAGTTTAATTATATTCCAATTCATATCTTTTTCTATAGACAGGAAATCTCGTATACTTTTTATATCACAGGCCTTAAATCTATTTATTTTTTTATATATGGATTGTGGAGATAATTCTGCCTATACTTTCTTAGTTCCTTCATTTCTTTTTAATCTGTTATTGTATTCTTTCTCTCAGTCAAAGGAAAAAAAAATAGGAATATTAAAGAAACATAATTATTTTTATTCTTTCAAAACACTCTCTTTAGTTTTTAGTATACTTTTTCTTTTTTCCTACTCTAATAGAACTGCTTTTACTCTTCCGGAAATGGAAGAGGACAAAATATACTTTACTTTTGAATTTCCTTCAGGTACTTCCCTTCTGGAAACTCGCAAGAAAGCAGAAATATTAGAGAATCGAATCATGACTATGTATCATAGCTCCAACATAACACTTCGTATAGAAAAAGGAAAAGCTCATTTTTATATAGATATACTTAATATTTCGAATAGATCAACTTTTGAAACGACTGTTCATGAACTATCAAAAGATCTACAACCAGCATTTGCTTATTTTCCGGGTAAAGATGGTGCACAAAGAGAGAATGAAATATATCTGGATCTATACGGTCAGAATATACAAATCTTGAGAAAACTTTCAAAAAATATTAGCCTTCTTTTAAAAGCTGATTCTAATATTACTAATATTTTATTTCATTTTGGAAAACCGGCTCCGGAATATAAGGTTGAAAAGGAAATAGAAAAATTAAAGTATTCTTCAAACGCTTTAGACATCGGAAATTTCCTGCGTTTCGCAAAAGAGGGAATTATTATAGGTAAAATAATTTCGAATGAAGAAGAACACGATCTTCGGCTGGTTTCTTCGAGGCAATCCCTTCCTGAGAAAAAAGATTTGTTAGAAGAAAATCTTCTATTAAACGAAAAGGAAATAAATCTTGCAGATATAGCCAGTATAGAAGAGTTGTATACAGAAACAAGCATTAGCCGGAGAAATAAAAAAAGAAGTCTAAGAATGAGTCTCTATTTAAAAAACAGGAACGATAATACAGTGAACTTAAAAAATAAATTACAGGCTTATATAAAACTTCCCCATGATTATGAGATAAAAATAAAATCTAAGAACTCGGTAAATTTGGACAATAGATACCTTTTTGTTTTATATCCCTTATTTACATTTATCTTATTTCTCATATATACCAATAATCTAAAGAGAGCCTTAAGTTATAGTCTATTTAGTTTATGTATTTTTTATTTACTTTTTAATTTACTTATTTTATTAAAATTGAACTTCCATCCGGGATATTACCCTATCTTCAGCTTCTTTTGCAATCCGGGTGCTTTTATTATTTTTTTAGGAATAAAATCTCTAAAAGAGTTGATTTTTTTTGGAAGTAAATATATGAGAATATAA
- a CDS encoding TIR domain-containing protein, whose protein sequence is MAEEEKIPKTFISYSWDSEEHKEKMLELAQTLRDSGVDCALDQFETSPEEGWAKWMINQVEQADYVLMVCTETYHRRAMGHEEAGKGKGVTWEGAVITNIIYNSNTRNNKFIPVLFNPDDQKYIPIFLGSNTFYVLDKFEFGGTGFERCYRHITQQPEVEKKQLGKKVILPKKK, encoded by the coding sequence ATGGCAGAAGAAGAAAAAATACCCAAGACGTTTATCAGCTATAGCTGGGACAGTGAAGAACACAAGGAGAAGATGCTGGAATTAGCCCAGACACTCAGGGATTCGGGTGTGGATTGTGCTCTGGATCAGTTTGAAACTTCTCCGGAAGAAGGTTGGGCGAAGTGGATGATCAATCAGGTAGAGCAGGCTGACTATGTTCTTATGGTTTGTACCGAAACCTACCACAGAAGAGCCATGGGACACGAAGAAGCCGGAAAGGGAAAAGGTGTTACCTGGGAAGGAGCGGTAATAACAAATATTATCTACAACAGCAATACCAGGAACAATAAATTTATCCCCGTGCTTTTTAATCCGGATGATCAAAAATATATCCCTATATTTTTAGGTTCCAATACTTTCTACGTTCTGGATAAATTTGAGTTTGGTGGTACCGGGTTTGAAAGATGCTACCGACATATTACCCAACAGCCGGAAGTTGAAAAGAAGCAACTTGGCAAAAAAGTTATCCTACCAAAGAAAAAATGA